In Anopheles gambiae chromosome 2, idAnoGambNW_F1_1, whole genome shotgun sequence, a single window of DNA contains:
- the LOC1276349 gene encoding brachyurin, protein MKTSVLLVACLAAVASAEWIEIDWSRVRPIEDFDHYWERLPQQLQIYRHVRPSHRVTNGQEATPGQFPYQIALVSEFVITSGLCGGSVLTNNFILTAAHCVVGTAGILASGGTAIIGAHNRNTAEASQQRIRFSGPGVIPHPFYASSNLRNDIALVRLDAPIVFNDRVQPVRLPARSDTRQFGGFLGTVSGFGRTSDASTATSDVVMFTTNPVMTNADCIAQWNSALIEPQQVCLSGEGGRSACNGDSGGPLAVQDGGSLQVGVVSFGSAGGCSIGMPSVYARVSFFLDWIVANSDFVAAA, encoded by the coding sequence ATGAAGACGTCCGTACTGCTCGTTGCCTGCCTGGCTGCCGTTGCCAGCGCCGAATGGATCGAGATCGATTGGTCCAGGGTGCGTCCGATTGAAGACTTCGATCACTACTGGGAGCGTCTGCCGCAGCAGCTGCAGATCTATCGCCATGTACGTCCGTCGCACCGCGTCACCAATGGGCAGGAAGCGACGCCCGGCCAGTTCCCGTACCAGATCGCACTGGTGAGCGAGTTCGTTATTACGAGCGGTCTGTGCGGTGGCTCCGTCCTGACGAATAACTTCATCCTTACCGCTGCTCACTGTGTCGTTGGAACGGCCGGCATCCTTGCGTCCGGTGGTACCGCCATCATTGGCGCTCATAATCGCAACACTGCGGAAGCGTCGCAGCAGCGCATCCGCTTCTCCGGTCCCGGTGTGATCCCTCATCCGTTCTATGCCTCCAGCAATCTGCGTAACGACATCGCGCTGGTTCGGTTGGATGCTCCAATCGTGTTTAACGATCGTGTGCAGCCCGTCCGTTTACCGGCTCGCTCGGATACCCGCCAGTTCGGTGGTTTCCTGGGAACCGTGTCCGGATTCGGACGCACGTCAGACGCTAGCACGGCTACCTCGGATGTTGTGATGTTCACGACCAACCCAGTGATGACCAATGCTGACTGTATTGCCCAATGGAACAGTGCGCTGATCGAGCCCCAGCAAGTGTGCCTGAGCGGTGAGGGTGGTCGCTCGGCTTGCAACGGTGACTCCGGTGGCCCGCTGGCTGTGCAGGACGGTGGCAGTCTCCAGGTCGGTGTTGTGtcgttcggatctgctggagGTTGCTCGATCGGTATGCCGTCGGTGTACGCTCGTGTGTCGTTCTTCCTGGACTGGATCGTTGCCAACTCTGACTTTGTTGCGGCTGCCTAA
- the LOC1276351 gene encoding chymotrypsin: MKTFVLLVGLLAVASAEWIEIDWSQVRPIEEFDHYWERLPAEMQIYRKMLPSHRIVNGQEATPGQFPYQIALLSEFATGTGLCGGSVLTNTFILTAAHCVVSGATTLARGGTAIMGAHNRNVNEPSQQRIRFSTGGIIRHPQYSTTNIRNDIAVVRLDGTIVFNTRVQPARLPARSDTRQFGGFTGTVSGFGRTSDGSSATSAVVRFTRNPVMTNADCIARWNTALIQPQNVCLSGEGGRSSCNGDSGGPLTVQDGGSLQIGIVSFGSAAGCSIGMPSVYARVSFFLPWIEANSNFVARP; the protein is encoded by the coding sequence ATGAAAACGTTCGTGCTTCTTGTTGGTCTGTTGGCCGTTGCCAGCGCCGAATGGATCGAGATCGATTGGTCTCAGGTCCGTCCGATCGAGGAGTTCGATCACTACTGGGAGCGTCTGCCAGCGGAGATGCAGATCTACCGCAAGATGCTTCCGTCGCACCGCATCGTCAACGGCCAGGAGGCTACGCCCGGCCAGTTCCCGTACCAGATCGCTCTGCTGAGTGAGTTCGCGACCGGAACGGGTCTGTGCGGAGGTTCCGTGCTGACGAACACCTTCATCCTGACCGCTGCTCACTGTGTTGTGTCCGGTGCGACGACTCTGGCCCGTGGTGGAACTGCCATCATGGGAGCCCACAACCGCAACGTCAACGAGCCTTCCCAGCAGCGCATCCGCTTCTCGACCGGTGGTATCATCCGTCATCCGCAGTACAGCACCACCAACATCCGCAACGACATTGCCGTCGTGCGTCTGGATGGTACGATCGTGTTCAACACTCGCGTTCAGCCTGCCCGTCTGCCGGCCCGCTCGGACACCCGCCAGTTCGGTGGCTTCACCGGTACTGTTTCTGGATTCGGACGCACCTCGGATGGCAGCTCGGCTACGTCGGCTGTGGTGAGGTTCACGCGCAATCCAGTCATGACCAATGCTGACTGTATTGCTCGCTGGAACACGGCCCTGATCCAGCCCCAGAACGTGTGCCTGAGCGGTGAGGGTGGTCGCTCGTCGTGCAACGGTGACTCCGGTGGTCCGCTCACTGTCCAGGACGGTGGAAGCCTCCAGATCGGTATCGTGTCGTTCGGATCTGCTGCCGGCTGCTCGATCGGAATGCCGTCCGTGTACGCTCGTGTGTCGTTCTTCCTGCCCTGGATTGAGGCCAACTCTAACTTCGTGGCTCGTCCTTAA
- the LOC1276350 gene encoding brachyurin, with protein sequence MKTFVLLVGLLAVASAEWIEIDWSQVRPIEEFDHYWERLPAEMQIYRKMLPTHRIVNGQEATPGQFPYQIALLSEFLTGTGLCGGSVLTNNYILTAAHCVVSGATTLARGGTAIMGAHNRNVNEPSQQRIRFSTGGIIRHPQYTTTNIRNDIAVVRLDAPIVFNTRVQPARLPARSDTRQFGGFTGTVSGFGRVSDGSTATSAVVRFTSNPVMTNADCIARWNTALIQPQNVCLSGEGGRSACNGDSGGPLAVQDGGSLQIGIVSFGSAGGCSIGMPSVYARVSFFLSWIEANSDFVARP encoded by the coding sequence ATGAAAACCTTCGTGCTTCTTGTTGGTCTGTTGGCCGTTGCCAGCGCCGAATGGATCGAGATCGATTGGTCTCAGGTCCGTCCGATCGAGGAGTTCGATCACTACTGGGAGCGTCTGCCAGCGGAGATGCAGATCTACCGCAAGATGCTTCCGACGCACCGCATCGTCAACGGCCAGGAGGCTACGCCCGGCCAGTTCCCGTACCAGATCGCTCTGCTGAGTGAGTTCCTTACTGGCACGGGTCTGTGCGGAGGTTCCGTCTTGACCAACAACTACATCCTGACCGCTGCTCACTGTGTTGTGTCCGGTGCGACGACTCTGGCCCGTGGTGGAACTGCCATCATGGGAGCCCACAACCGCAACGTCAACGAGCCTTCCCAGCAGCGCATCCGCTTCTCGACCGGTGGTATCATCCGTCATCCGCAGTACACGACCACCAACATCCGTAACGACATTGCCGTGGTGCGTCTGGATGCTCCGATCGTGTTCAACACTCGCGTTCAGCCTGCCCGTCTGCCGGCCCGCTCGGACACCCGCCAGTTCGGTGGCTTCACCGGTACCGTGTCCGGATTTGGACGCGTTTCTGATGGCAGCACGGCTACGTCGGCTGTGGTGAGGTTCACCAGCAACCCGGTCATGACCAATGCTGACTGTATTGCTCGCTGGAACACGGCCCTGATCCAGCCCCAGAACGTGTGCCTGAGCGGTGAGGGTGGTCGCTCGGCCTGCAACGGTGACTCGGGTGGCCCGCTGGCCGTCCAGGACGGTGGTAGTCTCCAGATCGGTATTGTGtcgttcggatctgctggagGTTGCTCGATCGGTATGCCGTCGGTGTACGCTCGCGTGTCGTTCTTCCTGTCCTGGATTGAGGCCAACTCTGATTTCGTCGCCCGCCCTTAA